Sequence from the Piscinibacter sp. HJYY11 genome:
ATGCCCGCGGCGATGGTTGTGCTGGATGACGGCCCCTGGGCCGGCTTGAGGCGGCCCGCCGCTCAGGCGGTGATCTTCAGGCCGACGATCCCCGCGACGATGAGCGCCACGCAGCCCAGGCGGGCTGCGGTCGCGGGCTCCTGAAACAGCACGATGCCGAGCGCCACCGTGCCCACCGCACCGATGCCCGTCCACACCGCATAGGCGGTGCCGACGGGCAGCGTGCGCATGGCCCAGCCGAGCAGCACGACGCTCGCGACCATCGCGCCGACCGTTCCCACGCTGGGCCACAACCTGCTGAAGCCTTCGGTGTACTTGAGCCCGATGGCCCATGCCACTTCGAACAGGCCGGCGATGAAAAGAATGACCCAGGCCACGATGACGACCCTTTCCTTGCGAGATGGGGTCGTCCCCCGGCATGAAAAACGCCGGCAAGGTCGTCCTGGCCGGCGCGCCGGAGTTTAGGCCGCCGCGTGTGCGGCCGCGTCCTGTGGGGGATTCAGAGCTTGCGGCGGCGGCCCACGAAGGCGAGGGCGCCCAGGCCGGCGAGCAGCATCGCGTAGACGCCGGGCTCGGGCACGGGGGTCACCTGCACGTTCTGCAGCTGCAGGCCGAAGTTGGGGCCGGGCACGCCGCGCAGGGCGAAGACCAGGCCGCCGTCACCGCCGGCGGTGGTGGTGAAGGAGTAGCTGTTCCACCCGGAGGAGGACGTCACGTCGCTCAGCAGGCCGCGGGTGGACGGGCCGTCCAGGGTGTCGAACAAGAAGCCGAAGCTGAGCGTCTTGTCGGATGTACCGGCAAACTTTTCCGCTTGATATTCGAAGCTCACGTTGTAGAGGCCAGAAGACAGGTCCTCGAATTTCTCGAAGCAGAAGCGCTGGCCCAGGCCGCTTTTCAGCGGGTCGTCGCAGCTGTTGAGCGCCGCCTGTGCAGTGGAGACGGCGCCGAAGGAAAGGACGGTGGTGGCAAGGCAGGCAATCAGTTTGTTCTTCATGTGTACTCCAGTGGTGCAGAAAAAGCTCTCGGGAAAGGCCTGCTGCACGAAGGCAATCGGCGTTCCGTTGTCGCTGCGCTGTCCCCCTGCCGCGGCGCTCAGCGGATGGCGAATTCGGCCGTGCAGCCCCCCACCGTGGCGGTGTAGGGCGAGCTCAGCCCGGGTGCGCCGCTGACGCGACGCTTTTCGTGGGACACCTGGCAGCCGAGCGTGAGGGCGCTGATGGGGATGTAGGTGAACCCGATGCCGCCGATGGTGGTGGCGTCGGTCCCAGTCGCGGTGGTGACGCCGCCGTTGGGGATGCTGTTGTCAAGCTTGCGCCGTGCGTAGCTCACCCGCGGCACGATGGAGATCTTGGCCGTGGCCGCCCATGTGATGGCAAGCGTGGCGGCGTCGACGGAGCGGCTGTCGCTGCTGTCGCCGGCCACGAGGGTGGAGTCGAAATCGGTGCGGCCGACGCTGCGATCGTGCGAGAGGTCGAGGTCGGTCGTCAGCTTGCCGGTCGGTCGCCAGAGCCAGCCGACGGCGCCCGTCCACCCGCGGTTGTCGCGCTGGGTCTGCGTGGTGTGGCGCTCGCGCGTGGCGCTGATGCGGGTGTTGAGAGAACTCGCGCCGCTGGCAGTGAAGTTGGTGATGAGGTCGATGTCGTCGCGGGTGAACTCGTCGGGCTCGGCGGCGGCGATGTTGGGGTAGCGGCCTTCGCTGCGGCGCACGCCCAGGCGCGTGGAGAGGCTGCTGCTGGGCCGATAGCGCACGCCGCCGTTGATGGAGGTCTGGCGCATGTCGCGATCGTCGACGTCTTCGCCGATGTAGTTGTCGTCGCTGGCGGTGGCCCCCGCTTCGAACGACCACAACCCGACAGTCCCCACGCGCGCCTGGACGCCGAGCGCGGTGCTGCGCACCTGGTTGCGCGCCAGCGAGATGGTGCCGTTGACGGTGTCGCGGTAGAGCCGCTGGCGCTGCTGCGCGCTCAGCGCGCCGGAGAGGCTCCCGGCCGTTTCCCAGTCCCAGCGCGCATCGGCGCTGTAGTCGGTGTGGTTGAGCTGCTCGTTGTTGCGGTAGCGGTTGGCATTGGCCTGCACGTCGACGAAGAAGTGCTGGCGTCCGATCGACTTGTCGATCCCCAGGTGAACGCCGCTGCTCCAGATGCGATCTCGTTCGACCTGCCCGCTGCCTTCGGGTGCGCGGAAGAGGTTGCTCTCGCCGACCAGGCCCTGGCGGATGCCGAAGACGAAGGGAGAGCGCTCTTCAGTGCGCGGGCTGGCGGAGGCCGGCGCCGGTGCGGGTGCTGCCCCGGTGGGGGGCGTCGACGGTGCAGGGGCGCCCGCTTCCTGTGCGTGAGCGAGCGTGGCGCTGATCAGGCCCATCAGCAAGGGCAGGGTGGTGGTTCTCATCTTTGGTGGCAGCAGCAGTGGTGGGTGAAGGGATCGATCGGGTGTTGAGGGGTCCTCAATAGGCGTTGCGATCGAAGAACAGCACGCGCACCGTGCGCGCGATGATCTTGAGGTCGAGGGCGAGCGACCAGTTGCGCAGGTACTCGAGGTCGTAGCGCACGCGCGCGGCCATCTTGTCGACGGTGTCGGTCTCGCCGCGGAAGCCGTTGACCTGGGCCCAGCCGGTGATGCCGGGGCGCACCTTGTGGCGCAGCATGTAGGCCTGCACGATCTTTCGGTATTCCTCGTTGTGGGCCACGGCGTGCGGGCGCGGGCCCACGAGGCTCATGGTGCCGAGCAGCACGTTGAAGAGCTGCGGCAGCTCGTCGAGCGAGGTCTTGCGGATGAAGGCGCCGAAGGGCGTGATGCGCGGGTCGTTGCGCGTGGCCTGCTGCACCACCGGGCCGTTGTCCTGGGTGCGCATCGAGCGGAACTTGAAGACCAGGATCTCCTTGCCGTCGAGGCCGGTGCGGCGCTGCTTGAAGATGATCGGCCCGGGCGAACTCATCTTCACGCCGATGGCCACCGCCAGCAGCACCGGCGAGATCAGCACGAGGATGATGGACGAC
This genomic interval carries:
- a CDS encoding PEP-CTERM sorting domain-containing protein, whose product is MKNKLIACLATTVLSFGAVSTAQAALNSCDDPLKSGLGQRFCFEKFEDLSSGLYNVSFEYQAEKFAGTSDKTLSFGFLFDTLDGPSTRGLLSDVTSSSGWNSYSFTTTAGGDGGLVFALRGVPGPNFGLQLQNVQVTPVPEPGVYAMLLAGLGALAFVGRRRKL
- the sugE gene encoding quaternary ammonium compound efflux SMR transporter SugE, producing MAWVILFIAGLFEVAWAIGLKYTEGFSRLWPSVGTVGAMVASVVLLGWAMRTLPVGTAYAVWTGIGAVGTVALGIVLFQEPATAARLGCVALIVAGIVGLKITA